In Carya illinoinensis cultivar Pawnee chromosome 9, C.illinoinensisPawnee_v1, whole genome shotgun sequence, the following are encoded in one genomic region:
- the LOC122275101 gene encoding Werner Syndrome-like exonuclease, protein MAISIFDHELPFDTHNLYDVSFDSDRIQTLVTSSPSVVDSWIFDIYRIHRRRLNRLIVGLDLEWRPSFNRHVQNPVATLQLCVGRRCLIFQLIHATYIPESLVDFLGQTNFTFVGVGIKSDVEKLLDDYELEVACVVDLRLLAVEELGKMQLRNAGLKQLAWEVLGKQIEKPRNIKMSRWDNEWLTRAQIQYACLDAFLSFEIGRLLNAAS, encoded by the coding sequence ATGGCAATCAGTATTTTCGATCACGAACTACCCTTCGACACTCACAACCTTTACGACGTGTCCTTCGACTCTGACCGAATCCAAACCCTCGTCACTAGCTCCCCTTCCGTGGTCGACTCCTGGATTTTCGATATCTACCGTATCCATCGCCGACGCCTTAACCGGCTCATCGTCGGACTTGACCTTGAGTGGCGCCCCAGCTTCAATCGCCACGTCCAGAACCCTGTCGCCACTCTGCAACTTTGCGTGGGCCGTCGCTGCCTCATCTTCCAACTCATCCACGCCACCTACATTCCTGAATCTCTGGTTGATTTTCTGGGCCAAACGAATTTCACGTTTGTGGGCGTTGGGATTAAGAGCGACGTCGAAAAGCTACTTGACGATTATGAGCTGGAAGTAGCCTGTGTGGTTGATCTTCGGCTCCTGGCCGTGGAGGAGTTGGGGAAGATGCAACTCAGGAATGCTGGGTTGAAGCAATTGGCTTGGGAGGTGCTTGGAAAGCAGATTGAGAAGCCGAGGAACATTAAGATGAGTCGCTGGGACAATGAGTGGCTCACTCGTGCTCAGATTCAGTATGCTTGTCTTGATGCCTTTCTATCTTTTGAGATTGGGCGGCTTTTGAATGCAGCGAGTTAG
- the LOC122275672 gene encoding phosphatidylinositol 4-kinase gamma 8-like translates to MRFFKMAVAVDQHHGFRPFSRSQRCRLQSYTHLDQKFLEHSQRNLAHSLKQAFDQADNIHRSLSTPCLSITPTVEEEFDANPRIEIVGGRQDPRLRALVVEVAIALASGVDPMQVSSGLGGAYFLRSRNGDNIAVAKPIDEEPLAFNNPKSFGGLMLGQPGLKRSVRIGEAGVRESAAYLLDHSGFAGVPPTALVEISRVAFCGAVDIEAKVPFAQRKIASLQRFVDHKYDAGELGSSGFSVSSVHRIGVFDIRLLNLDRHAGNILVKKHEHENNAAGVAELVPIDHGLCLPEWLDDPYFEWLHWPQASVPFSEYEIEYISNLDPFKDAELLRTELPSIRESSIRVLVVCTIFLKRAAATGLCLAEIGEMMTRDFGCGEENLSILENLCAQAKASLPNILYDDHSVEETRKEEEIFQFDKENGDSFSDFLDLPQLLKGHAVVAKPLNISRFSSTGSMNTEAVWPPLIQEENDHFHETFDVKENQGSDDNDGCDNHKVGGFMKSISFSVPNHESDQMGGISFEDMSENEWELFLEIFKELLPEVFEGKKCTSLKQRLGTSCKF, encoded by the coding sequence ATGAGATTCTTCAAAATGGCCGTAGCGGTCGATCAACATCATGGATTTAGGCCTTTCAGCCGATCCCAGAGATGCAGACTCCAATCCTACACTCACCTCGATCAGAAATTTCTTGAACATAGCCAAAGAAATCTAGCCCATTCCTTAAAGCAAGCATTTGATCAGGCCGATAACATCCACCGAAGCTTATCCACCCCATGCCTTTCCATAACTCCCACAGTGGAGGAAGAGTTCGACGCAAATCCAAGGATTGAGATTGTTGGTGGCCGTCAGGATCCTAGACTGCGTGCTCTCGTGGTTGAGGTTGCCATAGCTCTGGCCTCTGGAGTCGATCCCATGCAGGTGTCAAGTGGGTTAGGCGGTGCCTACTTCTTGCGTAGCAGAAATGGCGATAATATTGCCGTGGCAAAGCCAATAGACGAAGAACCTCTAGCTTTTAACAATCCAAAAAGCTTTGGCGGTCTGATGCTCGGCCAACCTGGGTTGAAACGCTCAGTCAGGATAGGTGAAGCCGGCGTTCGTGAATCGGCTGCTTATCTTCTTGACCATAGCGGCTTTGCCGGGGTTCCTCCAACAGCGTTAGTAGAAATCTCTCGCGTTGCATTCTGTGGCGCCGTTGATATTGAAGCCAAAGTTCCGTTTGCACAACGTAAGATTGCCTCACTCCAGCGATTTGTAGACCACAAATACGATGCAGGAGAGTTAGGCTCTTCTGGCTTCTCAGTGTCATCAGTTCACCGGATTGGGGTTTTCGATATCAGACTCCTAAATCTTGATAGACATGCTGGAAACATACTTGTTAAGAAGCACGAGCATGAGAACAATGCGGCTGGGGTTGCTGAGCTTGTCCCCATTGACCATGGGCTTTGCCTCCCTGAATGGCTTGATGATCCATATTTTGAGTGGCTGCATTGGCCTCAAGCCTCGGTTCCTTTCTCCGAGTACGAAATTGAATACATTTCTAACCTTGATCCGTTTAAAGATGCCGAGCTTTTAAGGACTGAGCTTCCTTCTATAAGAGAGTCCTCTATACGGGTACTCGTGGTTTGCACTATTTTCTTGAAGCGAGCAGCAGCAACTGGGCTTTGTCTTGCCGAAATTGGTGAAATGATGACTCGGGATTTTGGCTGCGGGGAAGAAAATTTGAGTATCCTCGAGAATCTCTGCGCCCAAGCCAAGGCTAGCTTGCCGAATATTCTTTATGATGATCATAGCgtagaagaaacaagaaaagaagaggaaatatTTCAATTTGACAAAGAAAACGGAGATAGTTTTAGTGATTTCTTAGATCTTCCACAACTCTTGAAGGGCCATGCTGTGGTAGCTAAGCCACTTAATATATCAAGGTTTTCATCCACAGGGTCAATGAATACTGAGGCAGTATGGCCTCCATTAATACAagaggaaaatgaccattttcaCGAAACCTTTGATGTCAAGGAGAATCAGGGCAGCGACGACAACGATGGCTGTGACAATCATAAGGTAGGGGGCTTCATGAAGAGCATAAGTTTCTCGGTACCTAACCACGAGAGTGATCAAATGGGGGGAATTTCTTTCGAAGACATGAGCGAAAATGAATGGGaattgttcttggagattttcAAGGAGCTTTTGCCCGAGGTATTTGAAGGCAAAAAGTGCACGAGCTTGAAGCAAAGGTTAGGAACTTCTTGCAAGTTTTGA